A DNA window from Pseudomonadota bacterium contains the following coding sequences:
- a CDS encoding Rrf2 family transcriptional regulator, with amino-acid sequence MSSNCRFAMATHIMAILALKADGPTTSEFMAGSINTNPVVVRRLIAALGRAGLVHAQRGAAGGVTLAKQPDRIRLWDIHEAVEANDSFAVHQHPNDACPVGRKIQRVLAQVRSRTEQALKAELSHITVADIVGEIGARAATG; translated from the coding sequence ATGTCCAGCAATTGCCGCTTCGCGATGGCGACCCACATCATGGCTATCTTGGCCCTCAAGGCCGATGGCCCGACCACCTCTGAGTTCATGGCCGGCAGCATCAACACCAATCCCGTCGTGGTGCGACGGCTCATCGCCGCGCTCGGCAGGGCCGGGCTGGTGCATGCCCAGCGCGGTGCCGCCGGCGGCGTGACCTTGGCGAAGCAGCCCGATCGCATCCGGCTCTGGGATATCCATGAGGCGGTGGAAGCCAACGACTCCTTCGCCGTGCATCAGCACCCGAACGATGCTTGCCCGGTCGGCCGCAAGATTCAGCGCGTGCTGGCGCAGGTACGCTCGCGCACCGAGCAGGCGCTGAAGGCCGAGCTGTCGCACATCACCGTCGCCGACATCGTCGGCGAGATCGGAGCGCGCGCGGCGACGGGATAA
- a CDS encoding toxin-antitoxin system HicB family antitoxin, whose protein sequence is MSPFPLRLPDDLKEEASAQAEAAGVSLNQYIATAIAARVGAQAEAARYFKARGARAEPGRAKAILERAGKRTKPRPADRPV, encoded by the coding sequence ATGAGCCCATTTCCGCTTCGGCTTCCGGACGATCTCAAGGAGGAGGCCAGCGCCCAGGCAGAAGCGGCCGGGGTGAGCCTCAATCAGTACATTGCCACCGCGATTGCCGCGCGAGTCGGTGCTCAGGCGGAGGCCGCGCGTTATTTCAAGGCGCGGGGTGCGCGTGCCGAGCCGGGGCGAGCGAAGGCGATTCTGGAACGAGCGGGGAAGCGCACGAAGCCGCGTCCGGCGGATCGCCCTGTGTAG
- a CDS encoding putative toxin-antitoxin system toxin component, PIN family yields the protein MVAAFDSPRGASRQLLLDLLDGQAHLLLSTALLLEYEKVLTRPRMLDMIGLSLEEVLAVLDELAEICDPVPFDYRWRPLAADPDDDLVLETAINGGADAIATFNIRDMAAAGARFGIAVERPAAVLRRIRS from the coding sequence ATGGTGGCGGCTTTTGACAGTCCGCGTGGTGCGTCGCGCCAGCTTCTGTTGGACCTGTTGGACGGCCAAGCGCATCTGCTGCTTTCGACCGCACTGCTGCTTGAATACGAGAAGGTGCTGACGCGACCGAGGATGCTGGACATGATTGGGCTGAGCCTCGAAGAGGTACTGGCTGTGCTCGACGAATTGGCGGAAATATGCGATCCGGTGCCATTCGACTATCGTTGGCGGCCGCTAGCAGCCGATCCAGATGACGATCTCGTATTGGAAACGGCGATCAACGGTGGCGCCGACGCGATTGCGACTTTCAACATCAGGGATATGGCAGCCGCGGGCGCCCGCTTCGGCATTGCAGTCGAACGCCCCGCCGCCGTGTTACGGAGAATTCGATCATGA
- a CDS encoding pyruvate, phosphate dikinase → MTKWVYSFGDGKADGGAALRDLLGGKGANLGEMCGLGLPVPPGFTITTEVCTAFYANDRRYPGDLKAEVQAALRRIEAVVGARFGDPERPLLVSVRSGARVSMPGMMDTVLNLGLNDATVSGLARASGDRRFAYDSYRRFIQMYGDVVLGMEHHSFEEILEAAKEDKGVALDTELDADDLKSLVEAYKDRVADALGKPFPQDPEEQLWGAIGAVFGSWMNQRAITYRRLHEIPENWGTAVTVQAMVFGNMGADCATGVAFTRDPSTGENRFYGEFLVNAQGEDVVAGIRTPQQLTISGKMANLSRLPAMEEALPETFVELDRVRHRLEAHYRDMQDVEFTVQRGKLWMLQTRSGKRTARAALKIAVDMVGEGLIDRREAVRRIDPNSLDQLLHPTLDPRAKRTVLVRGLPASPGAASGRIVFSADEAEERAAKGEAIILVRVETSPEDIHGMHAAEGILTTRGGMTSHAAVVARGMGRPCVTGAGELRIDYAKQTMFVRGNTLHKGDVITIDGATGEVMLGEVPTIQPELSGDFATIMEWADELRRMRVRSNAETPADARAARRFGAEGIGLCRTEHMFFDASRILAVREMIMAADERGRRAALAKIMPMQRADFVELFQIMHGLPVTVRLLDPPLHEFLPHTEAEIAEVAAASGADAEALRHRALELTESNPMLGHRGCRLGISYPEIYEMQARAIFEAAAQVSKESGEKVIAGVMIPLAATRRELDILKTLIDRVAAEVIRESGVKLDYLVGTMIELPRAALTADKLAEVAEFFSFGTNDLTQTTFGLSRDDAGSFLKTYQDRGILEADPFVTLDTEGVGQLVEIAAERGRRTRPKIKLGICGEHGGDPASIRFCEKIGLDYVSCSPFRVPIARLAAAQATIAAQKQAAE, encoded by the coding sequence ATGACCAAGTGGGTTTACAGCTTCGGCGACGGCAAGGCGGATGGCGGAGCCGCACTGCGCGACCTCCTGGGCGGCAAGGGCGCCAATCTCGGCGAGATGTGCGGCCTCGGCCTGCCGGTGCCGCCGGGCTTCACCATCACCACCGAGGTGTGCACCGCCTTCTACGCCAACGACCGGCGCTATCCCGGGGATCTGAAGGCCGAGGTGCAGGCGGCCTTGCGCCGCATCGAGGCCGTGGTCGGCGCCCGCTTCGGCGATCCCGAGCGGCCGCTCCTGGTCTCCGTTCGGTCGGGTGCGCGCGTGTCGATGCCGGGCATGATGGACACCGTGCTTAATCTGGGCTTGAACGATGCGACCGTGAGCGGTCTCGCCCGGGCCTCGGGCGATCGGCGCTTCGCCTATGACAGCTATCGCCGCTTCATCCAGATGTATGGCGACGTCGTGCTCGGCATGGAGCATCACAGCTTCGAGGAGATCCTCGAGGCCGCCAAGGAAGACAAGGGTGTGGCCCTCGACACCGAGCTCGATGCCGACGATTTGAAGAGCCTGGTTGAGGCCTATAAGGACCGGGTCGCAGACGCGCTCGGCAAGCCGTTCCCGCAGGACCCGGAGGAGCAGCTCTGGGGCGCCATCGGCGCGGTCTTCGGCAGCTGGATGAACCAGCGCGCCATCACCTACCGCCGTCTGCATGAGATCCCGGAGAACTGGGGCACGGCGGTGACCGTGCAGGCGATGGTCTTCGGCAATATGGGTGCCGATTGCGCCACCGGCGTCGCCTTCACCCGCGATCCGTCCACGGGCGAGAACCGCTTCTACGGCGAGTTCCTGGTGAACGCCCAAGGCGAGGACGTGGTCGCCGGTATCCGCACGCCCCAGCAGCTCACCATCTCCGGCAAGATGGCCAATCTGTCGCGCCTGCCGGCGATGGAAGAGGCGCTGCCGGAGACCTTCGTCGAGCTCGACCGTGTGCGCCACCGGCTGGAAGCGCATTACCGCGACATGCAGGACGTCGAGTTCACCGTGCAGCGCGGCAAGCTGTGGATGTTGCAGACCCGTTCGGGCAAGCGCACGGCCCGGGCCGCGCTCAAGATCGCCGTCGACATGGTGGGCGAGGGGCTGATCGACCGGCGCGAGGCGGTCCGGCGCATCGATCCCAACTCCTTGGACCAGCTCCTGCACCCGACCCTGGATCCGAGGGCAAAGCGCACGGTCCTGGTGCGCGGACTGCCGGCCTCCCCGGGTGCGGCATCCGGCCGCATCGTCTTCTCCGCCGACGAGGCCGAAGAGCGCGCCGCCAAGGGCGAGGCGATCATCCTCGTTAGGGTCGAAACCAGCCCCGAGGACATCCACGGCATGCACGCCGCCGAAGGCATCTTGACCACCCGCGGCGGCATGACTAGCCACGCCGCGGTGGTCGCCCGCGGCATGGGCCGGCCCTGCGTGACCGGCGCCGGCGAGCTTAGGATCGATTATGCCAAGCAGACCATGTTCGTGCGCGGCAACACGCTCCATAAGGGCGATGTCATCACCATCGACGGCGCCACCGGCGAGGTGATGCTGGGCGAGGTGCCGACCATCCAGCCGGAGCTCTCCGGCGATTTCGCCACCATCATGGAATGGGCGGACGAGCTTCGCCGCATGCGCGTGCGCTCCAATGCCGAGACCCCGGCCGATGCGCGCGCCGCCAGGCGCTTCGGGGCGGAAGGCATCGGGCTTTGCCGCACCGAGCATATGTTTTTCGATGCCTCGCGCATCCTGGCCGTGCGCGAGATGATCATGGCCGCCGACGAGAGGGGCCGCCGCGCCGCACTCGCCAAGATCATGCCGATGCAGCGCGCCGACTTCGTCGAGCTCTTCCAGATCATGCACGGCTTGCCGGTGACGGTACGGCTCCTCGACCCGCCCTTGCACGAATTCCTGCCGCACACGGAGGCGGAGATCGCCGAGGTGGCGGCCGCTTCTGGTGCGGATGCCGAGGCGCTTCGCCACCGGGCGCTCGAGCTCACCGAATCCAATCCGATGCTGGGCCACCGTGGCTGCCGGCTCGGCATCTCCTATCCCGAAATCTACGAGATGCAGGCCCGCGCCATCTTCGAGGCGGCGGCCCAGGTGTCGAAGGAGTCCGGCGAGAAGGTGATCGCGGGGGTGATGATCCCGCTCGCCGCCACCAGGCGCGAGCTCGACATCCTGAAGACCTTGATCGACCGGGTCGCCGCCGAGGTCATCCGCGAGAGCGGCGTCAAGCTCGACTATCTCGTCGGCACCATGATCGAGCTGCCGCGCGCCGCCCTCACCGCCGATAAGCTCGCCGAGGTGGCGGAGTTCTTCAGCTTCGGCACCAACGATCTGACCCAGACGACCTTCGGCCTGTCCAGGGACGACGCCGGCTCATTTCTCAAGACCTATCAGGACCGCGGCATCCTCGAGGCCGATCCCTTCGTCACCCTCGACACCGAGGGCGTGGGCCAGCTGGTCGAGATCGCCGCCGAGCGCGGGCGCCGGACCAGGCCCAAGATCAAGCTCGGCATCTGCGGCGAGCATGGCGGCGATCCCGCCTCGATCCGCTTCTGCGAGAAAATCGGCCTCGACTACGTCTCCTGCTCGCCCTTCCGCGTGCCGATCGCAAGGCTGGCCGCCGCCCAGGCGACCATCGCCGCCCAGAAGCAGGCGGCGGAGTAG
- a CDS encoding glycine--tRNA ligase subunit beta → MAELLIELRSEEIPARMQKAAAEQLARRLAALVHGLGFAKIGEDDIATFATPRRIAGVVRKLPAQQPDVVVERRGPRIDAPPQAIDGFLRANGLASVEQCERRDTGKGVFYFHRLKQPGRPTDSVLADPIAELIRAFEWPKSMRWATTAQRWVRPLQSVVCVFDGKTVAGEVDFGSATSAPAERLGFGNVTAGHRFIAPKPFSVRGFADYRRKLAKRFVLLDAADRRSRIETAVNSLAAAEGLRLRPDHGLLDELAGLVEWPVVLLASIDPSFMDLPVEVLTTSMRAHQRYLALETADGRLAPRFVVVANTEADDGGQAIVAGNERVLRARLADARFFWDQDKKQPLASRVPALKDIVFHAKLGSLHDKVERVAELARFLATSIPASAPELAHRAALLAKADLTTGVVGEFPELQGIMGRYYALADGEPLAVAEAVAEHYAPLGPNERCPVAPVSVAVALADKLDTLVGFFAVGEKPTGSKDPFALRRAALGAIRLILENGIRIRLNDAFDAAAKRLAHAQTAATGERPLNDELLAFFADRLKVILREKGIRHDLIDAAFGAIGGEDDMVRLIQRAEALARFLETDDGANLLVAYRRAANILRIEEKKDGTSYDRLADPGHFRQSEEERLFQSIAELASRSDPMLAEGDFAGAMAMLAGLRTPVDAFFDRVTVNADEPDLRRNRLSLLSQIRVGMDAIADFSKIEG, encoded by the coding sequence ATGGCTGAACTGCTGATCGAGCTGAGATCGGAGGAAATTCCGGCGCGCATGCAGAAGGCGGCGGCCGAGCAGCTCGCCCGGCGCTTGGCAGCGCTCGTCCATGGTCTCGGCTTCGCCAAGATCGGCGAGGATGATATCGCCACCTTTGCCACGCCGCGGCGGATCGCCGGCGTGGTGCGCAAGCTGCCGGCGCAGCAGCCCGATGTGGTCGTCGAGCGCCGGGGGCCGCGCATCGATGCCCCGCCTCAGGCGATCGACGGCTTTCTCCGCGCCAACGGCCTCGCCTCGGTCGAGCAATGCGAGCGCAGGGATACCGGCAAGGGCGTCTTCTATTTTCACCGCCTCAAGCAGCCGGGCCGGCCGACCGACTCCGTGCTGGCGGATCCCATCGCCGAGCTCATCCGCGCCTTCGAATGGCCGAAATCGATGCGCTGGGCCACCACCGCGCAGCGCTGGGTCCGGCCGCTGCAATCGGTGGTTTGCGTCTTCGACGGCAAGACGGTCGCGGGCGAGGTCGACTTCGGCTCCGCGACATCGGCTCCGGCTGAGCGGCTCGGCTTCGGCAACGTGACCGCGGGCCACCGCTTTATCGCACCGAAGCCCTTCTCGGTGCGCGGCTTTGCCGATTATCGCCGAAAGCTGGCGAAGCGCTTCGTCCTCCTCGATGCGGCCGACCGGCGCAGCCGGATCGAGACTGCGGTCAATAGCCTGGCGGCGGCCGAGGGACTGCGCCTCAGGCCCGATCACGGCCTACTCGATGAGCTGGCGGGGCTGGTGGAGTGGCCGGTCGTGCTGCTGGCTTCCATCGATCCGAGCTTCATGGATCTGCCGGTGGAGGTGCTGACCACCTCGATGCGCGCCCACCAGCGCTACCTGGCGCTGGAGACCGCCGATGGGCGCTTGGCGCCGCGCTTCGTCGTCGTCGCCAACACCGAGGCCGATGATGGCGGCCAAGCGATCGTGGCTGGGAACGAGCGGGTCTTGCGCGCGCGGCTTGCCGATGCCCGCTTTTTCTGGGATCAGGACAAGAAGCAACCCTTGGCGAGCCGGGTCCCGGCGCTGAAGGACATCGTCTTCCACGCCAAGCTCGGCAGCCTCCACGACAAGGTCGAGCGCGTGGCCGAGCTCGCGCGCTTCCTTGCGACATCGATTCCGGCCTCAGCACCGGAGCTCGCGCATCGGGCGGCACTCCTGGCCAAGGCCGATCTCACCACCGGGGTGGTCGGTGAATTCCCCGAGCTGCAGGGAATCATGGGCCGCTACTACGCGCTCGCCGACGGCGAGCCCTTGGCCGTGGCCGAGGCCGTCGCCGAGCATTATGCGCCGCTCGGGCCCAATGAACGCTGCCCGGTGGCGCCGGTCTCGGTCGCCGTTGCCCTCGCCGACAAGCTCGATACGCTGGTCGGCTTTTTCGCCGTCGGCGAGAAGCCGACCGGCTCCAAGGATCCGTTCGCGCTCCGCCGCGCGGCGCTGGGGGCCATTCGCCTCATCCTGGAGAACGGCATCCGCATTCGCCTGAACGACGCCTTCGACGCAGCCGCCAAGCGCCTTGCCCATGCTCAAACGGCGGCGACCGGCGAACGTCCCTTGAATGACGAGCTTCTCGCCTTCTTCGCCGATCGCCTCAAGGTGATCTTGCGCGAGAAGGGCATCCGCCACGACCTCATTGACGCCGCCTTCGGCGCCATCGGCGGCGAGGATGACATGGTGCGGCTGATCCAGCGCGCGGAGGCGCTCGCCCGCTTTCTGGAGACCGATGACGGCGCCAATCTGCTCGTGGCCTATCGCCGCGCCGCCAACATTCTCCGCATCGAGGAGAAGAAGGACGGCACCAGCTATGACCGCCTGGCCGATCCCGGGCATTTTCGCCAGAGCGAGGAGGAGCGGTTGTTCCAGAGCATCGCCGAGCTCGCCAGCCGCAGCGATCCGATGCTGGCGGAGGGGGATTTTGCCGGCGCCATGGCCATGCTGGCGGGGCTCCGGACGCCGGTTGACGCCTTCTTCGATCGGGTGACCGTCAACGCCGATGAGCCCGATCTCCGCCGCAATCGCCTGTCACTCTTGTCGCAGATCCGCGTCGGCATGGATGCGATCGCGGATTTCTCGAAGATCGAGGGCTAA
- a CDS encoding glycine--tRNA ligase subunit alpha, translating to MARSRPAAATSFQGLIFQLQTYWAEQGCVILQPYDVEVGAGTLHPATTLRALGAQPWKCAYVQPSRRPKDGRYGENPNRLQHYYQFQVILKPSPTDSQELYLGSLERIGLSAERHDIRFVEDDWENPAIGAWGLGWEVWCDGMEVSQYTYMQQVGGLDCAPVPVEFTYGLERLAMYLQGVDSIFDLDWDGVPKDQGGKTYRDVFLQAEREFSQYNFERADPEKLFRHFADAEAECQALLAVKLPLPAYDQCLKASHLFNLLDARGVISVTERAAYLGRIRGLAKGCCEAWVASIGEAAQ from the coding sequence ATGGCGCGAAGCCGTCCGGCTGCTGCGACCAGCTTTCAAGGCCTGATTTTCCAGCTTCAGACCTACTGGGCGGAGCAGGGCTGCGTCATCCTGCAGCCCTATGATGTCGAGGTCGGCGCCGGCACCTTGCATCCCGCGACCACGCTCCGCGCCCTCGGGGCCCAGCCCTGGAAATGCGCCTATGTGCAACCCTCGCGCCGGCCCAAGGACGGGCGCTATGGCGAGAACCCCAACCGGCTGCAGCACTACTACCAGTTCCAGGTGATCCTGAAGCCCTCGCCCACCGACAGCCAGGAGCTGTATCTGGGGAGCCTGGAGCGGATCGGGCTGTCGGCGGAGCGCCACGACATCCGCTTCGTCGAGGACGACTGGGAGAACCCGGCGATCGGCGCCTGGGGCTTGGGCTGGGAGGTTTGGTGCGACGGCATGGAGGTGAGCCAGTACACCTACATGCAGCAGGTGGGCGGCCTCGACTGCGCCCCGGTGCCGGTCGAGTTCACCTACGGGCTCGAGCGGCTGGCCATGTATCTCCAGGGGGTGGACAGCATCTTCGACCTGGATTGGGATGGCGTGCCGAAGGATCAAGGCGGCAAGACCTACCGCGACGTCTTCCTGCAGGCCGAGCGCGAGTTCTCCCAATACAATTTCGAGCGGGCCGATCCGGAGAAACTGTTCCGCCACTTCGCCGATGCCGAAGCGGAGTGCCAGGCGCTGTTGGCAGTGAAGCTGCCGCTGCCCGCCTATGACCAGTGCCTGAAGGCGAGCCATCTGTTCAATCTCTTGGATGCCCGCGGCGTCATCAGCGTGACCGAGCGTGCCGCCTATCTCGGCCGCATCCGCGGCCTCGCCAAGGGTTGCTGCGAGGCGTGGGTGGCCTCCATCGGAGAGGCGGCCCAGTAG